In Oncorhynchus masou masou isolate Uvic2021 chromosome 31, UVic_Omas_1.1, whole genome shotgun sequence, the sequence ATGCTACAAATTTCGGGTAATTGGGTAATTGTTGATAGAATTAACCATCATGTCGAGGTAAATTTGCAGTCACGCTATGCTATGTTGTGTGGTCTTCCAACTACATCTTGACAAAGCATGCACAtcaggctacagatgaaatagaCTGAAAAGAACttcacaaggtgttgaaagtgcaCGTGATGAGCTTGTTGcttctttccaataaatatttttGGGTTTTATTTGTATGCTAGTGTATGCTTTTTATTCGGCACATGAGAACTTTAGTGcaaaagtttttttattttttaaatgtgcactacctcaacacacacagcctttaaactgcaacaagtcagtttgatggaaacaaaccactggtgggaaaatgtgcatattttcgtAGGTTAGGTGCCAGTGTCGGTTAGATGCCAGTGTCACTTTAAAAGTCATAAATAACTATAGAAATCACATATTGTGGCCTCCtgggtggcacagcggtctaaggcactgcatcgcagtgcttgaggtatCACTATAaaccgggtttgatcccaggctgtgtcacagccggccatgACTGGGAGtaccatgaggcggcgcacaattggcccagcatcgtcagggttaggggagggtttggcccgccAGGATTTCCTTGTCCGATCACACTCTAGCGActccctgtggcgggccgggcgcctgcaagctgactttggTCGCCAACTGGAcgttttctccgacacattggtgcagatggcttccgggttaagagagcagtgtgtcaagaagcagtgcggcttgacaGGCtacgtgtttcggaggacacacggctctcgaaacgtcgcctctcccgagtccgtaggggagttgcagcgatgggacaagactgtaactaccaattgaatatcatgaaattggggagaaataaaggggtaaaagtacacaccaaaaaatgtattaaaaaaataaactactactctactactactcaCTTGCTGAAACAAGGTCCATGTACTGGCAGACGGCATGAAGCAGTAGCCTCTCAAAGCTAATAAACAAAACACAAAATCAGTAACATCTGATTCATTCATAATTGGTATCTATACAAGTCCAAATATTAGCCCAGAAGAGCTTCTCAAATGTGTAAAGAACAATTCTGATAATTATGTTTGGGGAACATTTTCAGAGGGAAAAAAGTACCTGCTTCCAAGGTTGGTGGTGTAAACAGAGTGAGGCTGAGCACCAAAGAAACTGAGAAGGTTCTCTTCAAGTACCTCAAGTGTCCCCTAAACCAATCAGAGTGGAGAATGgcaatgagacagagagaagctaAAGTGTGTAATTAGGTGTTGATGAGGACAGGTGTCACTAGCACAGATAACAGTGTCTTTACTTTAGGTTAAACCATGATATGGTTGACAAGCATTTCTCAAAATCTCATAATGTTGAATGTTGATGCTTACAATGGGAATTTGTTTGCGTTTCAGCGTAGCACGCAGCCTTCGATCAATCCTCTGGAAGTAGTCTTGAGCAGTGAAGGCTGGATTCACGGCAGAGTAGAAAAATGTGATCAGTTCATATCAAATATCCCCAAATCCTGACAATGAGCATGTTAAACCAATGATGCACTCATTTTCATAATTTATACATTTTATTTCATGGCAAACATTGTTGTTCACTGACCTGTAGTGATAAAACACATCAACCGAAACATACGCCTGGTAATGAACTTTCAATAGCATAACGCTACAAACTTTGTATATAGGGCAGCGCATGTTGGGTGTGTGGCAGGCATTTATCCTGggctctcaccctctctctggtcCTTGGGGAGCTTGTTGGAGTTGCTCCTCTTGGCCTCCTCTTCTAGAAGGGCCAGAagcttctcctgctcctctccagAGCGATTCATGAAGTCATTCCATTGCTGACAGACAAGGGGACAATGAGCTACAGCTTAGGGGGAAAACATTTAGTtaggggtagtagtggtaaaACATTCAGCGAGTCTCACTTGCAACAAGTGAGGCCTGATTGAAGATAAATTGTTGGGACCAGTAGAATCCTACCTCCACGTAGTTGCCATTGGTGCAGGCCTCAGTAAAGATGGAAGGGAGGGCAGGGTCACTGCATACCTCTGCCTCGTCTTTGGAGCACTCATCTTTTTCAAGTAGATTGGCAAGGTAGCGACCTTTTTGGGGGGAGATTTGAAAAACGAATAGGCAGCATCGTTAAATCATTTTGATAAAATACTGTTTGGCTAATGGCTATGACTATTGAACATGTTCAGACCAGCTGCTATCAAGCAAGTGGGTATTAAGAATATGTACTGAGCAGGTGTCTTCCATCTACAGCAGAGTGAAATATTcccactgacagacatgagaaCTTACTGTTCTCCTGCCGCCTTTGGCTCTTTTTGCCTTTGGCTCTTGGTGTGAGGTCAGAGTTGCGTATGGCCTGGTTGATGAAGAACTGTTTCTTCTTGGTTGGAGACACACGTTTGGCTGGGGAGTTGGGCAGAGAGGTGCATTTGCGCTCCTCTATCAggctgagagaaatagagagcaaGAATTATGAGGACTCAATTATTGTGTTGACTTATGTGTTCGGAAGGTGACCTCTTCACAAAATATGTATTTGTTCATGTGTGGCTAGTAGGTAATATTGAATGGCCTTACTAATAGAATAATCTCGCTACCGCTATACTGACAACAGAATAGTAGGCTAGATGTAGGTTACATGACACCCCACCTTAAAAAGTGGGTCAGTGGGTTTAAATTTCAAAGCCACGCCCCATTAAGATTCTCGAGCTCTGAATGGTCGATTTTCAATGTTACCACTTTTAGACCAGACGGCAGCATTTGGAGTTAACGTCCTATCGTAATCATTGCGTCATACTGACAGAAGTGCACAAACCAACAAATTGCTCATGCAAATGAGTTGCTTGATGATCTGTCATGAATTAAGTATATTATTGGTTACATTAGTAACAGCTATAGCTAGGTGTGTGTAGAAGAGGCCTCGTCAGAGAATATAACGATTGGCTACAAATATTTTTGCATGAGTAGAACGAGAGCAGCAGAGGTGTAACAAACAACTCAAGCAAAACAAAAAAAATTCCTGCTAACCTGTTTTACCTGTTACTAACTAAGGTCAGCCACTTGAAATGGCGTAAATGTAGCATATACACAAGCCAGTTGTGATAAGCTTAGTTCACCTTCATCAACAGAAGCCGGCAAACCTACACACATATGTTCGATGTGTACCACCAGCTTGCAAGCTTAGCTTGCTAACATTAGCTACCCATAGTGTAGCGTTAAGTCCAAGCATATTAATATAGCATTCATTTACACAAATGTGCCTGATATCTAAACGGGCAAAATCTACGATACAGACTAAATTAGCTATCAAATATTCAATGTTTGAAAACAATGACTAAAATGTGCTTGTCGATtgctgctagctaacgttagctctcAAGTTCCCACTTTAGTTAGACTTTTTCACTCACATAATATCCTGTTCCTCATTATTATTTGTCAAAACAACCATCTTACGCAAAGAACAACGAAAGAGGGGTGagtacaaaaacaaaaacagtagCTACGATACACACACAACTAGCGTAGGCGTTCAGTTAGCCACTTGCTAGCTTGGCGCTGTCAGagcagggagacagacaacagCAAAGCTGATCCCCGCCCTTCACAAAACCGAAAACGAGGCACGAGCTCTAGGTCATTAGAATCTTGATCGTCCACATCAAACCAAGTTTTGACGTTTGCTACAAAATAACTATTTTTCTCGCCTTAACGTTTCTTTTTTTATTAGTAGCGAGCTACGCGAAAAATACATGCAAGCTCTATTTCAATGACATCTGAACATGTCTCGTAAAGTTCAAGTTGTAGACGTTTCCATAACAGCAATGTTTAACTGTGCCCTTCCAGAGGCAAGAGAGTCAATTTACAAGCCAGAGTCCCAGACAGTCCCACCCGGCTAAACAGTCAGGAGCCTACTGTTCTTTCTTGTTGTTCCTTGTTTGGGTGATAGAATTGGGAAAAGGCTACTTTTATATTTTGGATATCTTTCTCAGGTATGTCCTGGTGGTTTCCTTTGTAGATGAATACTTATACTAGTATCAAATGTTTTAGAAAAACAGCTTTTGCTTACATAATATTAGAGcatcatgtttacattgtttACTTTTATTTAAGGCCAAATTGTAGACATAGGAATGGGCCGGAGGAACAAGCCAAGGGCAACAAGACCAGAAATAGGTGATAAATTGGTAACACTTGACCCTCATCCAATGGTTGTGGGAGCAGTGAAATGTGTACTACCCAGGAAGACTGCCTTAAACTTACTTAAGGCGTGTGAAGTAACCACAAACATCCGAAGTCCTGTCTCCAATATGTATGAGAGATTAGATAATAGAGTGGTGAAAATCTGTGTCAATCTATGGCCTGTCCTGGCTTCAGCCAAAGAGCCTGTAGAGGAAAGCAGTAGTTCACTGGATGAAGAGGAACCTGGGACCAGCACAGATACAAGGACCTTCAACACATCAAAGTCTGGTGAGCAGCGTCCGAGAGACCAAGAAAGGAGACCCCATGTTAGACAAGAATTGGACAGGGCTAAAGCAAGCTGTCTAGTGAAGCCTATTTTACTACCACCCATAAGTAAACTATCCCTTACAACACGACTAGCACATTCAGAGTGCACGGGAATGCCAGTGCCACAAACATCTCTGCCACAGACATGTATATCAGACCAAGATGCCTTGGTCAAGTCCTCCAAGGGGACAAAAGCCATTGAGAATAAGGCACCATTTCCCATGATCCTATTGCAGAAGACCAGCACTTTGATGGACAGCACCATTATCTCCCAATGTGTAAGGATCAGCTGCATTTTCACCACCTTTCAAGTATTACACAATTACTTAATTGGTAAACAGAGCATCAAACCTTGTCAAAATCCACTATAAATGTACCTTATTTATTACACAAATGATCTAAGGGAAATAAAAAAGTAATCCATTGTGTATCAAATACTGAATGAGCAATTACATCCACAATTGAAGCAGTTACATCAATCTTCATATTGTCTCTATTCAGAGGTCTGCCCAGGTTCACCTCCCTGAGATCTCAGTGTCCAGTATAGAAGGCCTGCTTCAGAGAGTTGCAGAgcgagtgggaaggagagagagaaagagggatgagacATCGGGACTGACCAATCCTGATCATCTTCTCATGGCTGGCACGCTGCGAAACCTGAGAGAGAAGAGGCTCCAGCATTGGGGAGACTATAGCTCAGAGTACTGTACCATCAATAGTGCTTACAATGGGAAGGTTATCCTTTAacaatttgacattttagtcatttagcagacacttatccagagcgacttacaggagcaattaggcttaagtgccttgctcaagggcacatcagatTTTTCACCTTTCTGGTtcttggcccaacgctcttagcCTACTAGCCGTACCAACAATGAGCACAGAGGCCCGTCATAATTCATGATCATTGTTGTTCTATTGTGGCAATTGATTGAGATGAAGCCCCTTTTAATGGCTAACTAATTTATTTGAACCTTTCCCAGGGGAGCGGTAAGATGTCCAGAGGTCAAGCCAATTGGTGGACAGAAAGGGACCACTCTAGTAACAGAGAATGGAATGCAGAACCCTGCCTCCCTCTGCAATAAAACCAAACTGCCTGTCATCCTTAGTATGACCAAAGGAAGCCTTTGAACATGGATGAATCACCATCAACAATAGATAAATTGTACATGTTAATACTGTTGTTAGAACAAAATACCCAAGATAGACTTATCCCCATTTAAAGGTTTATTACTATATGTTCTGTATACATCTAGTTATATGTACACATAAATAATCATACACATAATCAAGTATGAATGTTCAAGCATAATATAGTACATCATAAGACCATACATTCAATTGTATGTATAGATATTCTACACATGCCTATCAGTTATTGTATCTTTCCAATACATCAGActgcagtacagcacagtagtaaACTGCTTTGGATTTACAGCtacattgtttgttttttcaagtTCCATACAGTATAACGAGCCCAATTAAAAACAGATTTTAAAAAAACGATATAAATACAGTTTACCTAATGAAGGCAGTGTTTGGAGTCTGGTATGCAGTCTGGTAACTGCACATCTCAATGTTGTGCCAGTGCAAATAAACCATGTTTTTAGCATCAAATAATACATGTGACTGGACatcagaaaaaaaaatatttttctctATGTGAAAAGATATTGATGATTTTGTTGCCCTGAACATCTTCAGTGATAATGTAACAATCATTGTGTGCAGCATTTCTCAGTTAAAGTGCTTTAGGCAAAATGCAAAGATATTGAAAGACTTGATTGACCCATGATGAATACCACTATTCCATAATTAATTTTCAAAACATTTGGAAATTGAAATGACAAATAAAAAGTAAATAATAAGCAAAATACCTGACCCATGAAAGTGCCTGTATGTAATTGGAGGTGAATACAATTAGTTTGGATATATTGGAGCACTACAGTATAGCTGTGATGGAGAATGAACAAGGCACCACACCCAGAAATTAGAGGAGCTATCCGGTAGTACTTTCCCCCCTCTCCTAGAGGGCACAGAGCTCCCGGTCTGTCCATTAAGGGGGCTGTTGCCCAATAACTTTACACACTGCTGTCTTGTGTGCTGCTACCCACTAGGAACAGACTGGTCGGATCCTTACTGCCTGAAGTCTCCCTTGTGCCCTTGGATCCGTTGGCAGACGATTCCTTGCTTGACCTCCGACTACTCaactctctcctgctctctcccttgcTCGACTGGGGTTTCTCCTGTGGCCTGCTGGTCATCGCCATGCCACTGTCTGTGACCCCGTTTGGCTTGGTCTCTCTGGGTCTGCCGTCTGAGGACTTGACAGACTGGGGAGGCTTGGTTGTTTGAGCTGGTTTGGCTGTCTGCCCTGGTTGGGTGGGCTGGGCCGCTCTTCTGGGTTGAGGTGCTGGTGTCCCACCGTTGACTGTCACTTCCCTCAGCAGGTCATCATCGCTCTGCTCTTTGGCAAAGTTGACAAACACCTGCAGGGTGAGGGAGAGGTAATGCACATACATCAAAGGGTTAACACGGGCATGGTTTAAGATGAGATGCAAATGGAAGTAGGTGCTTGGAGGAGGAAGAAGTGCCCGGTTCAAGTGCCTCACAGTGAATAAGTAGAAAATGAATTCTGAAGTGTTATAcaggtaactaccaaaataaaggaaacacttgagtaaataagGGATACAGAGTTTATTGAaggcaggtgcttccacacaggtgtggttcctgagttaattaagcaattaacatcccatcatgcttagggtaacgtataaaaatgcccagttgtccattattttggctaccatggcagagaggaagtgagaggttTTAATCTCTCATAAATCTgctttttccaccaccatcaacaaaacaccaaattatgtaATTTCTCGTGGAAagatggtgtcgcatccctccaatagagttccagacacttgtagaatctatgccaaggagcattgaagctgttctggcggctTGTGGTGGCCCAATGGGCTATTAAGATACTTTGTGTCAGTGTTTCCCTTATTTTGGCAAACAACTGCTAGCCTCTTCAGTGTAATCTGACATTTTATAACCTACTTCTTCCCTCCCCACATTGGAGTCTTTGCTACTGATTCTATGAAGGAAATCCCCCAGCCTCAAAGTTTAACCATCCCATGTGACTGACACCTGAATGACCTCTACCTGGTCCAGGGTGGTCTGTGACACTGAGTAGTCGGCGATGCCCAGCTCCTCGTGGTTGTTAGAAAGCACATCGAAGACCCGCGCCAAGGAGCAGGAGTGGGAGGGCAGCTGGTACTGCAGCACATTCTGGTGCCTCTCCTTTAGCTCGATGCCCGGGAAGGAGCCCTTGATGTAGGTGTCCACTGTGCACGGATCCTCAGAAGGCTTGGTCCCCGACAGGCGCAGGACGATCGTGTAGCCGTCCCCGAACCTGTGGAAAAGATGACAAAGTGGAAATAGGGAGAGGTGAGGGATTTGAAAGTCTTAAGAGTGCCAGTTTAGATACTATATTAAATGTGTATGGAGATTTGTATTGTGTGTTAAATTGTATAGCGGGTTAGGTCTGTATCATAATGATGTTGGCGAGTGAAGGCCTATAAAAAGGACAGCATCACTGACTTTAGGCCAATTTTAAGTGTGATCATATCTATACATTATCAGTGATCATGTATGTTACACTAAGATACCTTACAAAGACAGTCAAATCAGCTGTAAACTTGTACCTGTTCTTAAGATGTTGAACGGAGCCCAGACACTGGAACCTTCCGTTCACCATGATGGCCATTCGTGTGCAGAGAGCTTCACATTCCTCCatactgctcacacacacatacagcaaaATACCCCATTATTAGCCAATGTTCATACCATACAAGTGTTAAGACGTCAATTAAATAGACCAAGTTTGAGGCCTAGGAGGCATGCTGTTGGCATGAATAGCACCACTTACCTGTGGGAGGTGAGAACAACGGCCCTTCCCTCCTTGATGACGCTCAGGATACAGTTCCACAGGAATCTTTTGGCCTTGGGGTCCATGCCAGTGGTGGGCTCATCCTATAAACAGGAGTGCAGACGTAACTGTAGGTTAGAGGAGATGTG encodes:
- the r3hdm4 gene encoding R3H domain-containing protein 4; translation: MVVLTNNNEEQDIILIEERKCTSLPNSPAKRVSPTKKKQFFINQAIRNSDLTPRAKGKKSQRRQENSRYLANLLEKDECSKDEAEVCSDPALPSIFTEACTNGNYVEQWNDFMNRSGEEQEKLLALLEEEAKRSNSNKLPKDQREAFTAQDYFQRIDRRLRATLKRKQIPIGTLEVLEENLLSFFGAQPHSVYTTNLGSSFERLLLHAVCQYMDLVSASSDCNGARQTDVMNKQEGLFQPPSPMLSAYLEHMS